One genomic window of Thalassolituus hydrocarboniclasticus includes the following:
- the queC gene encoding 7-cyano-7-deazaguanine synthase QueC translates to MAEKAVVIYSGGMDSFTILNKAKAEGYELYALTFDYGQKHRKEIAFATRVCEELGINHRIIDITAINQLLQSSSLTSDIEIPEGHYEAANMKSTVVPNRNMILLSLAIGYAVDIGASKVFYGAHSGDHAIYPDCRPDFVHAMNKVAKLANYEPVDIVTPYLNSDKTEILADGLKMGLDYGKSWTCYNGREKACGKCGSCVERLEAFAHNHATDPLAYENS, encoded by the coding sequence ATGGCCGAGAAAGCCGTTGTTATTTATTCCGGTGGTATGGATTCCTTTACCATTCTTAATAAAGCCAAAGCAGAAGGTTACGAGCTCTATGCTCTGACCTTTGATTATGGCCAGAAGCACCGCAAGGAAATCGCCTTTGCCACCCGCGTGTGTGAAGAGCTGGGAATCAATCACCGTATCATTGATATCACCGCTATTAATCAGCTACTGCAGAGTTCCTCTCTGACGTCTGATATCGAAATCCCGGAAGGCCACTATGAAGCGGCCAATATGAAATCCACCGTGGTGCCGAACCGCAATATGATTCTGCTGTCGCTGGCCATTGGCTATGCCGTGGATATTGGTGCCAGCAAAGTATTTTACGGCGCGCATTCCGGTGACCACGCAATTTACCCGGATTGCCGTCCGGACTTTGTTCACGCTATGAATAAAGTCGCCAAGCTGGCCAACTACGAGCCGGTTGATATTGTTACGCCTTACCTGAACAGCGACAAAACAGAGATCCTTGCCGACGGTCTGAAGATGGGGCTGGATTATGGTAAGTCCTGGACCTGCTACAACGGTCGCGAGAAAGCCTGCGGCAAGTGCGGCTCCTGCGTTGAACGCCTGGAGGCCTTTGCCCATAACCATGCCACCGACCCACTGGCTTACGAGAACAGCTGA
- the queE gene encoding 7-carboxy-7-deazaguanine synthase, whose protein sequence is MADRYRVKEVFYTLQGEGAQAGRPSVFCRFSKCNLWNGREDSRADAVCDFCDTDFIGTDGENGGIYSAAELVSLISSLWPDPTQGVPYVVCTGGEPLLQLDVPLIEALHEAGFEIGVETNGTLPAPAGIDWLCLSPKADAEVVLTECDELKLVYPQSKAMPERFASFNARHFYLQPMADYQAMILATDKNEGAKEGLSTSNMRKTVEYCLAHPQWKLSLQTHKWLGID, encoded by the coding sequence ATGGCCGACCGCTACCGCGTTAAGGAAGTTTTTTACACACTGCAGGGCGAAGGCGCACAGGCCGGACGCCCTTCTGTGTTTTGTCGCTTCAGTAAATGCAATCTGTGGAACGGGCGCGAAGATTCCCGTGCTGACGCCGTGTGCGATTTCTGCGACACCGATTTTATCGGTACCGATGGCGAAAATGGCGGAATCTACAGTGCAGCGGAGCTGGTCAGCCTGATCAGCAGTCTGTGGCCAGACCCAACTCAGGGAGTTCCCTATGTGGTCTGCACCGGCGGTGAGCCTTTGCTGCAACTCGACGTACCTTTAATAGAAGCACTGCACGAAGCAGGTTTTGAAATCGGCGTTGAAACCAACGGCACCCTGCCTGCACCTGCCGGCATCGACTGGCTTTGCCTGAGTCCGAAAGCGGATGCAGAGGTTGTGCTTACCGAGTGTGATGAGCTGAAGCTGGTCTATCCGCAGAGCAAAGCCATGCCGGAACGCTTTGCTTCTTTTAATGCACGGCATTTTTATCTGCAGCCGATGGCCGATTATCAGGCCATGATTCTGGCCACGGATAAGAATGAAGGGGCGAAAGAAGGCTTATCAACCAGCAATATGCGCAAGACCGTCGAATATTGTCTTGCCCACCCGCAATGGAAGCTGAGCCTGCAGACGCACAAATGGCTGGGGATCGACTGA
- a CDS encoding alcohol dehydrogenase catalytic domain-containing protein, whose protein sequence is MTQTGGPEVIQKAEIELPEPGIGQVLIRVVAAGFNPVDTKIRAGLAAIAPQSGVLGCDVSGYIEATGEGVSALSPGDAVYGCAGGVKGHHGALAEYMVADADLLAPAPHNLPLEDCAGLPIAAITAYNAVQRLQLQAGERLFVVGASGAVGLMMTQIAHQLGALVEGSAGSRERIAQVEAFGGRGWLHAQCSELVAQGESFARVLDTFGGAGLQTALELAAPYAQVATINARNQYDLSQAHAKALTLHAVFMLLPLLRQEHMAAHGECLRTLTAGIEAGELKGLPVQRFAMSEVAQIHARYEAGELPFKAVMLPDF, encoded by the coding sequence ATGACACAGACCGGTGGGCCTGAGGTTATACAGAAAGCTGAGATTGAATTACCTGAACCGGGCATCGGCCAGGTACTGATTCGTGTGGTGGCTGCCGGTTTCAATCCGGTGGATACCAAAATCCGTGCCGGGCTTGCGGCCATTGCGCCACAGTCTGGTGTGCTGGGCTGTGATGTCAGCGGTTATATAGAAGCAACAGGCGAAGGGGTCAGTGCATTGTCTCCGGGCGATGCTGTTTACGGCTGCGCCGGCGGGGTTAAAGGACATCATGGTGCGCTGGCGGAATATATGGTCGCCGACGCTGATTTACTGGCCCCGGCTCCTCATAATCTGCCGCTGGAAGACTGCGCTGGTCTGCCCATTGCTGCTATTACGGCTTACAACGCAGTACAGCGCCTGCAGCTTCAGGCAGGAGAACGGCTGTTTGTGGTGGGAGCATCCGGTGCGGTTGGTCTGATGATGACGCAGATTGCACATCAGTTGGGTGCTCTGGTTGAAGGCTCGGCCGGCAGTCGCGAACGTATTGCTCAGGTTGAAGCTTTCGGTGGCCGTGGCTGGTTGCATGCGCAGTGCAGTGAGCTAGTGGCGCAGGGAGAGAGTTTCGCCAGAGTACTGGACACCTTTGGTGGTGCGGGACTGCAAACCGCGCTTGAACTGGCCGCACCCTATGCGCAGGTGGCGACGATCAACGCCCGTAATCAGTACGATTTATCCCAGGCACATGCCAAAGCGCTGACCCTGCATGCTGTTTTTATGCTATTGCCACTGTTGCGGCAGGAACATATGGCGGCCCATGGGGAGTGCCTGAGAACTCTGACAGCCGGCATTGAAGCCGGTGAGCTTAAAGGCCTGCCTGTGCAGCGTTTTGCTATGTCTGAAGTGGCACAGATTCATGCCCGTTATGAAGCCGGAGAATTACCGTTTAAGGCGGTGATGCTGCCCGACTTCTGA
- a CDS encoding LysR substrate-binding domain-containing protein, translating to MEVSRTRHFGRAAENLYLTQSAVSFRVRQLEGLLGVELFSRQRNNIQLTPAGEKLMPLAESSVLLEQRIRQEVAMADGKSQQMSLGATPNLWDAFLQEQLRLFMSSSPGIALNAMAHSSGNLVRQIIERTLDLAFVFDAPKVDELTTIEVMNIPLYLVSAEPCDSWQDALAQDYVLVDWGTSFQIQHAQEFKGAKPPVLQTNTGRIALDCILSNGGSAYLPSSLIQPYLDSGQMHVVPDAPVINRTVYASFHASSGREELINKVIEQIATNVTAAAALASPQGESR from the coding sequence ATGGAAGTCTCACGTACCCGGCACTTCGGACGGGCGGCAGAAAACCTGTATCTGACGCAGTCTGCCGTCAGCTTCCGGGTGCGCCAGCTGGAAGGACTTCTGGGGGTGGAACTGTTCTCCCGCCAGCGCAATAACATTCAGCTGACCCCGGCAGGTGAAAAACTCATGCCATTGGCTGAAAGCAGCGTTCTGCTGGAGCAGCGTATCCGCCAGGAAGTGGCGATGGCGGATGGCAAAAGCCAGCAGATGTCACTGGGGGCGACCCCGAATCTTTGGGATGCCTTTCTGCAGGAGCAACTGCGCCTGTTTATGAGTAGCTCTCCGGGTATTGCCCTGAATGCCATGGCGCACAGCAGTGGCAATCTGGTGCGGCAGATTATTGAACGCACCCTGGATCTGGCCTTTGTCTTCGATGCTCCCAAAGTGGACGAACTGACCACCATTGAAGTGATGAACATCCCTCTGTATCTGGTTTCCGCTGAACCTTGTGACAGCTGGCAGGATGCATTGGCGCAGGATTATGTGCTGGTGGACTGGGGAACGTCGTTTCAGATTCAGCATGCGCAGGAATTTAAAGGGGCAAAACCACCGGTATTACAAACCAACACCGGACGGATTGCGCTGGATTGTATTCTCAGTAATGGCGGTTCAGCGTATTTGCCGTCCAGCCTGATTCAGCCGTACCTCGACAGCGGGCAAATGCATGTTGTGCCCGATGCGCCGGTCATCAACCGTACGGTTTATGCCAGCTTTCATGCCAGCAGTGGCCGTGAAGAGCTGATTAATAAAGTGATCGAACAGATTGCAACCAATGTCACTGCCGCGGCTGCACTGGCATCGCCACAGGGGGAATCCCGATGA
- the maoP gene encoding DUF413 domain-containing protein, which yields MDNSQVKSFDCDKKFFDDRNFPRGFQRSGDFTRIQAQILETKGVAMKALHEGSRAPQNDEEERFVATCHGNEKPASDVEKTWAIYLNALRRKQIYFTASSAAVAETGSDSIDSDD from the coding sequence ATGGACAATAGCCAAGTGAAGAGTTTTGACTGCGATAAAAAGTTCTTTGACGACCGCAATTTTCCACGTGGTTTCCAGCGTTCAGGGGATTTCACCCGTATTCAGGCGCAAATTCTGGAAACAAAAGGTGTGGCCATGAAAGCGCTGCACGAAGGCAGCCGCGCGCCACAGAATGACGAAGAAGAGCGCTTTGTTGCCACCTGTCACGGTAACGAGAAGCCAGCCTCTGATGTCGAGAAAACCTGGGCCATTTACCTCAATGCATTACGCCGTAAGCAGATCTACTTCACGGCTTCTTCCGCTGCTGTGGCTGAAACCGGCTCGGACAGCATAGACAGCGATGATTAA
- a CDS encoding ATP-dependent zinc protease family protein, with protein MIKPVLGYIEQVSLPDFGIQCLAKVDTGACTSSLHAERIEPFKRDGKSWVRFHVLFDNDTATLDQICEAEVVDRRVIASSNGQRSHRYIIKTQLFAAGKTWTIELSLSHRGSMKYPMLIGRRAISGRFLVDVERQYPGTDSL; from the coding sequence ATGATTAAGCCTGTACTCGGCTACATAGAACAAGTCTCTCTCCCCGACTTTGGCATCCAGTGTCTGGCCAAAGTCGATACCGGGGCCTGCACCAGCAGCCTGCATGCTGAACGCATTGAGCCCTTTAAACGGGACGGAAAATCCTGGGTTCGCTTCCATGTGTTGTTTGATAACGACACCGCAACCTTGGATCAGATCTGTGAAGCCGAGGTGGTCGACCGTCGTGTGATCGCCAGCTCCAATGGCCAGCGCAGCCATCGCTACATTATTAAAACTCAGCTTTTTGCTGCCGGGAAAACCTGGACCATCGAACTCAGCCTCAGCCACCGCGGCAGCATGAAATACCCCATGCTGATTGGCCGCCGGGCCATCAGCGGGCGTTTTCTGGTCGATGTCGAACGCCAGTATCCAGGAACAGATTCCCTATGA
- the rimK gene encoding 30S ribosomal protein S6--L-glutamate ligase: MKIAILSRDANLYSTRRLVEAGEARGHEVSVLDTLHCYMNINSLDSSIHYQGYELDDFDAVIPRIGASITFYGTAVLRQFEMMGVYPLNESVAISRSRDKLRSMQLMARKGIGLPVTGFAHSPDDIPDLIRMVGGAPLVIKLLEGTQGIGVVLAETRKAAESVIEAFMGLKANIMVQEYIKEAGGADIRCFVVGDKVVAAMKRQAQEGEFRSNLHRGGSASLIRITPEERATAVRAARTMGLNVAGVDILRSNHGPVVMEVNSSPGIQGIEEATGIDVAAKIMIFIEKNARANRTRTRGRG; the protein is encoded by the coding sequence ATGAAGATTGCTATTCTGTCGCGTGACGCCAACCTCTACTCCACCCGTCGTCTGGTGGAAGCCGGCGAAGCGCGCGGACATGAAGTCAGTGTTCTGGATACCCTGCACTGCTATATGAATATCAACAGCCTGGATTCCAGCATCCATTATCAGGGCTACGAGCTGGATGATTTTGATGCTGTTATCCCGCGTATCGGTGCTTCCATCACCTTTTACGGCACCGCAGTACTGCGCCAGTTTGAAATGATGGGTGTGTACCCGCTGAACGAATCCGTCGCCATCAGCCGCTCACGCGACAAGCTGCGCTCTATGCAGTTAATGGCGCGCAAAGGCATTGGTCTGCCGGTTACCGGTTTTGCCCACAGCCCGGACGATATTCCCGACCTGATCCGTATGGTCGGTGGCGCCCCACTGGTCATCAAACTGTTGGAAGGCACTCAGGGCATCGGCGTGGTGCTGGCGGAAACACGCAAGGCCGCCGAAAGCGTGATTGAGGCTTTTATGGGTTTAAAAGCCAACATCATGGTGCAGGAATACATTAAAGAAGCCGGCGGTGCCGATATCCGCTGCTTTGTGGTGGGCGATAAAGTCGTGGCCGCCATGAAACGTCAGGCACAGGAAGGCGAATTCCGCTCTAACCTGCATCGTGGCGGCAGCGCCTCGTTAATCCGTATTACGCCGGAAGAACGTGCCACTGCGGTACGCGCCGCCCGCACTATGGGTCTGAATGTTGCCGGTGTGGATATTCTGCGCTCCAACCATGGCCCGGTGGTGATGGAAGTAAACTCATCTCCCGGCATTCAGGGCATTGAAGAAGCGACCGGTATCGACGTGGCCGCCAAGATCATGATCTTTATCGAGAAAAATGCCCGCGCTAACCGCACCCGCACCCGCGGACGCGGCTGA
- a CDS encoding transglutaminase-like domain-containing protein, giving the protein MKGRRMEQYLQSTRYFDAANPQVVAQARALAGDAADPLEIARRLYLGVRDGVRYNPYTFSEDPQSFSGSHCLAAGQSYCIPKAVLLGSMARALGIPSRLGLADVRNHLSSPQLLAFLRSDVFVMHGYIELWLNERWVKATPAFNKALCERMGVGVLEFDGEQDSVFQPFDEQGRAHMEYLNDHGTFADVPVDFIVAQVAAAYPHLVKTADFAERSLEGDIAAPMS; this is encoded by the coding sequence ATGAAAGGTCGCCGTATGGAGCAGTATCTGCAAAGCACCCGCTATTTTGATGCCGCCAATCCGCAGGTTGTGGCGCAGGCGCGTGCGCTGGCTGGTGATGCCGCCGATCCGCTGGAAATTGCCCGCCGCCTATATCTCGGTGTGCGCGATGGTGTGCGCTACAACCCTTATACCTTCAGTGAGGATCCGCAGAGTTTCAGTGGCAGTCATTGTCTGGCTGCGGGCCAGTCATACTGTATTCCCAAGGCGGTATTGCTTGGCTCCATGGCGCGGGCGCTGGGAATTCCTTCCCGGCTGGGATTAGCGGATGTACGCAATCACCTGTCATCGCCACAGTTGCTGGCGTTTCTGCGCTCGGATGTATTCGTTATGCATGGCTATATCGAGCTGTGGCTGAATGAGCGCTGGGTAAAAGCGACACCGGCCTTCAATAAAGCATTATGTGAGCGTATGGGCGTGGGCGTGCTGGAGTTTGATGGCGAGCAGGATTCGGTGTTTCAGCCGTTTGATGAGCAGGGCCGGGCGCATATGGAATATCTGAACGATCATGGCACCTTTGCTGATGTACCGGTTGATTTTATTGTCGCTCAGGTTGCAGCGGCTTATCCGCATCTGGTGAAAACCGCCGATTTTGCCGAGCGTTCACTGGAAGGAGATATTGCAGCCCCAATGAGCTGA
- a CDS encoding aspartate aminotransferase family protein, with translation MQAIMNTYGRLPVTFESGQGSWVIDTQGRRYLDALSGIAVCGLGHAHPAVTAAIREQADKLIHTSNLYGISKQQALAEALVRVSGMENVFFSNSGAEANEAAIKIARKYGHDRGIHEPVIIVMTKAFHGRTMATLTATGNTKVQEGFGPLLNGFIRVPYQDLDAIKAVVKANPNVVAVMLEPVQGEGGLATASADYLNGVRTLCDEHQLLMMLDEVQTGNGRTGTYFCYQHFGFRPDVVTTAKGLGNGVPIGACLAQGKAAQVLQPGNHGSTYGGNPLACAAALAVVETIEQENLCDHARTMGDYLRDGFRARLNNSERLLEIRGHGLMIGLVLNQDCPSLMATALEQGLLLNVTSGNVVRLLPPLNLSQSEADQIIETVSALIEALG, from the coding sequence ATGCAAGCCATCATGAATACCTACGGGCGGTTACCCGTGACGTTTGAAAGTGGACAAGGCAGCTGGGTTATTGATACTCAGGGCCGACGCTATCTGGATGCGCTCAGTGGTATTGCCGTATGCGGTCTGGGCCATGCCCACCCGGCGGTCACGGCGGCTATCCGTGAGCAGGCTGACAAGCTGATTCACACCTCAAACCTGTATGGCATCAGCAAGCAGCAGGCACTGGCTGAAGCACTGGTGCGTGTCTCCGGCATGGAAAACGTGTTTTTCTCTAACTCCGGTGCCGAAGCCAACGAAGCGGCGATTAAAATTGCGCGTAAATACGGTCACGACCGCGGTATCCATGAGCCCGTCATCATCGTTATGACCAAGGCCTTCCACGGCCGTACCATGGCCACCCTGACCGCTACCGGTAACACCAAGGTACAGGAAGGTTTTGGCCCGCTGCTCAATGGTTTTATCCGTGTGCCTTATCAGGATCTGGATGCCATTAAAGCCGTCGTCAAAGCCAACCCGAATGTGGTTGCGGTGATGCTGGAGCCGGTACAGGGCGAAGGCGGTCTGGCCACCGCCAGCGCAGACTATCTGAATGGCGTTCGCACACTGTGTGATGAACACCAGCTGCTGATGATGCTCGACGAAGTACAAACCGGTAACGGCCGGACCGGCACCTATTTCTGCTACCAGCACTTTGGTTTCCGCCCGGATGTCGTAACCACCGCCAAAGGTCTGGGTAACGGCGTACCTATTGGTGCTTGTCTTGCTCAGGGTAAAGCGGCCCAGGTACTGCAGCCTGGCAACCATGGCTCAACCTATGGCGGTAACCCGCTGGCCTGTGCGGCAGCACTGGCGGTAGTTGAGACCATTGAACAAGAGAATCTGTGTGATCACGCCCGCACCATGGGCGATTACCTGCGTGACGGTTTCCGTGCACGCCTGAACAACAGCGAGCGTCTGCTCGAAATCCGTGGCCACGGCCTGATGATTGGTCTGGTGCTGAACCAGGACTGCCCGTCACTGATGGCCACCGCTCTGGAACAGGGTCTGCTGCTGAATGTGACCTCCGGCAATGTGGTGCGTCTGCTGCCACCGCTGAATCTGTCACAGAGCGAAGCTGACCAGATCATCGAAACCGTGTCCGCCCTGATTGAGGCGCTCGGTTGA
- the argF gene encoding ornithine carbamoyltransferase, which translates to MRHFLTLLDHSPEELNWLIQRAIELKQMHKRGEIYEPLRNRVLGMIFEKSSTRTRVSFEAGMAQLGGHAIFLSPRDTQLGRGEPVEDSARVLSRMVDVVMIRTFEHETVERFAAFSEVPVINALTDDFHPCQLLADIQTYVEHRGSIQGKTVAWIGDGNNMCQSYINAAQQFDFKLNIATPEGFEPSQFLVDEAADRVTLMRDPKEAVRGADLVATDVWASMGQEDEQEQRLRKFRDYQVSRELLDLANKDVLFMHCLPAHRGEEVSEDLLDDPRSVVWDEAENRLHAQKALLEFLLCQED; encoded by the coding sequence GTGAGACATTTTTTAACCCTGTTAGACCATTCTCCGGAAGAGCTGAACTGGCTTATCCAGCGCGCCATCGAGCTGAAGCAGATGCACAAGCGTGGAGAGATCTACGAGCCTTTGCGTAACCGTGTGCTGGGGATGATTTTTGAAAAATCGTCCACCCGCACCCGTGTTTCCTTTGAGGCCGGTATGGCACAACTGGGTGGCCATGCCATCTTCCTGTCGCCGCGCGATACCCAGCTGGGGCGTGGTGAGCCGGTAGAAGACAGCGCCCGTGTGCTGTCACGCATGGTCGATGTCGTCATGATCCGTACCTTCGAACACGAAACCGTAGAACGCTTTGCGGCGTTCTCCGAGGTACCGGTAATCAATGCCCTGACCGATGACTTTCATCCCTGTCAGCTGCTGGCCGATATCCAGACCTACGTCGAGCACCGTGGCTCTATTCAGGGCAAAACCGTGGCCTGGATCGGCGATGGCAACAATATGTGCCAGTCGTACATCAACGCGGCGCAACAGTTTGATTTCAAACTGAACATTGCCACACCGGAAGGTTTCGAACCGTCACAGTTTCTGGTTGATGAAGCCGCAGACCGTGTCACGCTGATGCGTGATCCGAAAGAAGCGGTACGCGGTGCCGATCTGGTCGCCACGGACGTCTGGGCGTCTATGGGTCAGGAAGATGAACAGGAACAGCGCCTGCGTAAATTCCGTGATTATCAGGTCTCACGCGAGCTGCTCGATCTGGCCAATAAAGACGTGCTCTTTATGCACTGCCTGCCGGCGCATCGCGGTGAAGAGGTAAGTGAAGACTTACTGGATGATCCGCGCTCGGTGGTATGGGATGAAGCAGAAAACCGTCTGCATGCACAGAAGGCCCTGCTCGAATTCCTGCTCTGTCAGGAAGACTGA
- a CDS encoding GGDEF domain-containing protein — protein MRQQQRDILRRHGLASSGALLFTLLFMAGFQLQGDPADAAVLYSAIAVYWVGQALLLYWVGSGRSLNYQDPGLTAFFMVWAISFVSIILYLCSEHRNVVMLGYLAVMPYGVFRLTWRGFLGVALFTMASYTLVMLVLHHQNAGQWQASQEALLGAAFFISLLAYSFLGREVALLREAYRQKNRELRRAMVRIEELAITDELTGLYNRRYLLRTLEKQRALANREGLPFVLAFVDIDHFKQINDQHGHRIGDQVLVELAQLLRLSVREVDLAARYGGEEFVLLLSGLTLATAENALNRIRIAVMEENFSESSLPLTVSIGVTQYHAGEEGDELLNRADRLLYEAKRAGRNRVRTETLEQTSAQSS, from the coding sequence ATGAGACAGCAACAACGTGACATTCTTCGCCGTCATGGGCTGGCCAGCAGTGGAGCGCTGCTGTTTACGCTGCTTTTTATGGCAGGCTTTCAGTTGCAGGGTGACCCTGCGGATGCGGCTGTTTTGTATTCTGCCATTGCGGTTTACTGGGTTGGGCAGGCATTGCTGTTGTATTGGGTCGGTTCCGGCCGCAGCCTGAATTATCAGGACCCCGGCCTGACTGCTTTCTTTATGGTCTGGGCCATTTCCTTTGTTTCCATCATTCTTTATCTGTGCAGCGAACACCGCAATGTGGTGATGCTGGGCTATCTGGCGGTGATGCCGTATGGGGTGTTCCGCCTTACCTGGCGCGGTTTTCTCGGTGTTGCGCTGTTTACCATGGCGTCTTACACCCTGGTGATGCTGGTGCTGCATCACCAGAATGCCGGCCAGTGGCAAGCCAGCCAGGAGGCTTTGTTGGGGGCTGCGTTCTTTATCAGCCTGCTGGCATACAGTTTTCTTGGGCGTGAAGTGGCTTTGCTGCGTGAAGCCTACCGCCAGAAGAACCGCGAGTTGCGCCGCGCGATGGTGCGCATTGAAGAGCTGGCGATTACCGATGAACTGACCGGCTTATACAACCGCCGTTATCTGTTGCGTACGCTGGAAAAACAACGGGCTCTGGCAAATCGTGAAGGGCTGCCCTTTGTGCTCGCCTTTGTCGATATTGATCACTTTAAACAGATTAACGATCAGCATGGCCACCGTATCGGTGATCAGGTGCTGGTGGAGCTGGCGCAACTGCTGCGGCTGTCGGTGCGGGAAGTCGATCTTGCTGCACGTTATGGCGGTGAAGAGTTTGTGCTGCTGCTCAGTGGCCTGACGCTGGCTACGGCCGAAAACGCGCTGAACCGTATCCGTATTGCCGTGATGGAAGAGAATTTCTCGGAGTCTTCTCTGCCGCTGACGGTATCCATCGGTGTGACGCAATATCATGCCGGTGAGGAGGGCGATGAGCTGCTCAACCGTGCTGACCGTTTGCTGTATGAAGCGAAGCGCGCCGGACGTAACCGCGTACGCACCGAAACGCTGGAGCAAACCTCAGCTCAGTCTTCCTGA
- the glpK gene encoding glycerol kinase GlpK has product MPRCLLSFDQGTTSSRAILFSTEGQILATGQREFTQHFPQPGWVEHDPEEIWETTLISTREALAASGCGLSDIVAAGITNQRETTIVWERASGKPVYNAIVWQDRRTSALCQQLKEDAALEPGIAEKTGLLLDPYFSATKLAWILDNVDGARERAERGELAFGTVDTFLLWRLTGGKVHATDASNASRTLLFNIHTQQWDDELLQLFRIPAALLPEVKDSAADYGRIDASLFGTEIAIGGVAGDQQAALVGQACFRPGMAKSTYGTGCFMVMNTGREALKSTHRLLTTVAYRINGETTYALEGSIFMAGATIQWIRDGLNLISSACETQSLAEATGYENPVYMVPAFTGLGAPYWDPQARGAIMGLTRDTGIKEIVTAGLQAVCYQTRDLLEAMALDGVEPAQLRVDGGMVVNGWLVQFLADVLGIPIACPKVTETTALGAAFLAGLQAGVYQSLDDVEAFWVHDRAYEPKLEESQRQHLYDGWLNAVQRVRCGA; this is encoded by the coding sequence ATGCCACGCTGTCTGCTGAGCTTCGATCAGGGTACTACCAGTAGCCGCGCCATTCTGTTTTCAACCGAAGGTCAGATTCTGGCTACCGGCCAGCGCGAGTTCACCCAGCATTTTCCGCAACCGGGCTGGGTTGAACATGATCCGGAAGAAATCTGGGAAACTACACTCATCAGTACCCGGGAAGCACTGGCGGCTTCCGGCTGCGGGCTGAGTGATATTGTCGCCGCTGGCATTACCAATCAGCGCGAAACCACGATTGTCTGGGAGCGCGCCAGCGGTAAGCCGGTCTATAACGCCATTGTCTGGCAGGACCGCCGGACGTCGGCACTGTGTCAGCAGCTGAAAGAAGATGCGGCGCTCGAGCCGGGTATCGCCGAGAAAACCGGCCTGCTGCTGGACCCGTATTTTTCGGCCACCAAGCTGGCCTGGATTCTGGATAACGTCGATGGCGCGCGTGAGCGGGCAGAGCGCGGCGAGCTGGCGTTTGGCACGGTTGATACCTTTCTGCTCTGGCGTCTGACCGGCGGCAAAGTACACGCGACCGACGCCAGCAATGCCTCGCGCACCTTACTCTTTAATATTCATACCCAGCAATGGGACGACGAACTGTTACAGCTGTTCCGCATTCCGGCCGCACTGCTGCCGGAAGTTAAAGACAGCGCTGCCGATTATGGCCGTATTGATGCCAGTCTGTTTGGTACTGAGATTGCCATTGGTGGTGTCGCTGGTGATCAGCAGGCGGCGCTGGTGGGTCAGGCCTGCTTCCGTCCGGGAATGGCTAAGAGCACCTACGGCACCGGTTGTTTTATGGTGATGAACACCGGCCGCGAAGCGCTGAAGTCCACCCACCGTCTGCTGACCACCGTGGCCTACCGTATTAATGGCGAAACCACCTATGCACTGGAGGGTTCCATTTTTATGGCGGGTGCCACGATTCAGTGGATTCGTGACGGTCTGAACCTGATTTCCAGCGCCTGTGAGACGCAGTCACTGGCGGAAGCAACAGGTTACGAAAATCCGGTGTATATGGTGCCGGCCTTTACCGGTCTGGGCGCTCCCTATTGGGACCCGCAGGCGCGTGGTGCCATTATGGGCCTGACCCGCGACACCGGTATTAAAGAAATCGTAACGGCAGGCTTGCAGGCCGTGTGTTATCAGACCCGTGATCTGCTTGAAGCTATGGCGCTGGATGGCGTTGAGCCGGCGCAGCTGCGGGTTGATGGCGGCATGGTGGTGAATGGCTGGCTGGTGCAGTTTCTGGCTGATGTTCTGGGTATTCCTATCGCCTGCCCGAAAGTCACGGAAACCACAGCGTTGGGCGCTGCGTTTCTGGCGGGCTTGCAGGCCGGGGTTTATCAGAGCCTGGATGATGTGGAGGCGTTTTGGGTACACGATCGTGCTTATGAACCCAAGCTGGAAGAAAGTCAGCGTCAGCATTTATACGATGGCTGGCTGAATGCGGTTCAGCGGGTACGCTGCGGCGCCTGA